The Sesamum indicum cultivar Zhongzhi No. 13 linkage group LG9, S_indicum_v1.0, whole genome shotgun sequence genome segment ATGTCGACCATGTTGCTCATCGAGTGGCTCTACATTGGAGGAGTTGTTTTGTACGTGAAGATATTTGGTAGAAAGCCTGAGAGAAGGTACAAGTGGGAGGCGGTGGAGGATGGTTCGGAGATGGGTAGCGCGGCCTTTCCGATGATCCTTGTTCAAATACCCTTGTGCAATGAGAAGGAGGTGAGTGCTTTATTTGAGTTTACACACAAACGCACACGCATGGGGTGCCTGCGAggaaaagaaaggagaaaatgAAGATGAGTGTTGGTTGTGTGTGTAGGTTTACAAGCTTTCGATTGGTGCGGCGTGTAGTCTCTCATGGCCTGCCGATAGGCTGCTAATTCAAGTGGTGGATGGTTCGACAGACATTCTCATCAAGGTATTATTATTGACTATAAGTAGAAATCTTCatagtattttcttttgattgcactatttttcaaacaagagTCCAAAAGTCCTTGGATGCTGCCCACGTGATCCCtatttagaaacaaaaaagctaGATCTAATTAATGGAGGTGTTTAAGTGGGCTTAATTATAagttgttttaaaatatttaatattgtgttttaaTGAATGAGTTTATAAGATCTAGAAATAGAATACTAGGAATATATGAAATCCTTTATAAAACATTAAGAAgtttccaatttatttttaaagttttaacaaattcgttcaatcacaattttataatattgcaaaatgcaaatttgctgttactaatattttgacgttctataattttattttataagaatacttaaaaattttatttttaaaataaaatgtcaaaacatcttataaaatatgattttataaaatattttaaatgagtcTAACAAGACACtctctaaattttattttgactatttgaattataaaaatttaactagCAGAACGGTGATTATGTCAGACTCATTCAGAAATCACTCAACTTGATGTCATAATCTCGTCAAAACACTAAAATGAGTTGAATCAAACATTATAGGGCCAGTACACTAGACCTCAACTTATACGTAAATTATTGGGAAAATTTATTGAAGTCCACAACTTAAAATTGTTCCATTTTTTGGTTATTActtttggaattaaattataccCATCAGGAACTAAGTCTTAGCACACAAAACTCCCAAGATCATGATCTGGCATTATTATTTTgcctttaattttatcattattaaacCTGCATAGGATATTGTTGAGAAAGATTTGTCCTTGATTTTGTTAATGAGAAACCCACATTAATGTTGTCGTGGTTGAGAAAGATTTATCTTCGGTTTTTGTCATTAACATACCCGCTATAATTAACGTTGTAGGATATGGTTGAGAAAGAATGCATGAAGTGGGCGAACCAAGGCATAAACATCATACACCAAATTAGAGAGACAAGAGGAGGCTACAAAGCTGGAGCTCTTAAAGAAGGCTTGAATTACAACTACGTTAAAGAATGCGAGTATGTCGCCATCTTCGACGCCGATTTCCAGCCGGAACCCGACTTTCTCCGCCGAGCACTCCCTTTTCTCATTCACAACCAGGATATAGCTCTTGTGCAAGCTCGGTGGAGGTTTGGTAATCGACCCTCTCTCTCCTTACCATGTTTCATTAAGCTTGTTTTCCTGtttaaaaaagttcaaaatttgttCTCTTTTGAAAATCTGCAACtgatattaaaagaaaatgagatatAGGTGTGTTATGGTCGTTGTTAcaagaaaaatggaattttagtaaaatattaatcaatggCTGTGAAAGTATCAAATTTATGGATTTAAATGCAGCTTACATTACAAATGGTCATCTTGTTTAATGTATGACATATTTTGCATGCACATACGGACATTTTATGTTGATGCAAACATGTTACACGATGTTGCTAGATGATAGGTACAAGATGTACTCAGAAGTTTATGCATGTATAGAGTGGTTtgatattcaaaataataggAATTTACAGGAATTAAGCTATTGTTAACCAAGTTGTTGTCAGGGAAATACTGATCATGAGCATGTATTAGAAATTACTAACTAGTGAAACTCGCAATTATAAGTAGTGGTTAGGACCGCCATCTACGATGTTTTAATTCTTTGAAATACTTTTTGGCAAAGCAATATTGTTGTCTtgattaactattattaatactCTAGATAATTTTTAGTGATTAATTGTTTTAGTTAATTCTTGAAGTAATTTATCcagttaatttatttctaatgcctaatattatttttcataatgtgTTTGTGATAAATAACATATTTGCATCCACCTAGGGCATTTGATGTTCACTTAAGCATGTTTGTAGTGTTGCTAAATGAGGTATACTCAATAGAACTTACATATGTAGGAATTATGTGCAATCAAGTTGGTAAATATGTATGCGCTaccataaaattattatttaaagaaattttgtaTGCAGAGACTACTTGCCAATTTCGCTAATATGTGCAGCAAAACTACAACACTGCTGCATTTGGTCCTTGATTTTGCTTCAAatcattgtttctttttctttttttctttttttttttttttgaaaaaggatCTATggataaaatttcaaaatccataattagattcaattttaatttgatctgagcatataatatattgttggAAAGCTAAAGTTGCAGTATCACCATGCATTCACATCTTTTACACTCAAATTCATATAATGAAGCATGCAAATTGAATATGGTAGGTCATGTAACAACATAAACCATTCTTCCCTAAGAAATTGGCATATCATATTCTGTGATAATATTCCTGGTGATTTTTATACTAGTAGTTCGATCGAGCATTTGCTGTTGTATCGAAAGTTATAGCTGATGATACTGTTTCAACTGTGATTTTTTACTGGGAAGTTTTCTATGTTCTTGAAACATGAAGtatcctataatttttcagtGAATGCAGATGAATGCTTATTGACAAGACTCGAAGAAATGTCTCTGGATTATCATTTCACTGCTGAGCAAGAAGTTGGATCAACTGTTCATGCCTTCTTCGGCTTCAATGGTACGTTTAATATATATGCCAAAGTGATTAATCAAGTCCTAAATTTTTCCACAGCTGGAATGAAGCAGACAATGAGCAGCAAGCATAGATTTGCTGGAGAATTAGCGTACATCAATTAGACATGAAATGACCATCAGTTACTGCATTCCTTTTGTATATTTGAGCATAAAAAAGGTACATTTTCAAGTTTCTGGATGCTAACTAAAGTGTTGGTCTGACAACAATTGTGTCAGGGAAGGCCCCAATTGCAAGCTTGGCACTCCAATTGTTATACACTTAAAAAGTTTGAATTGTAACGTTGCTAACTATTATAACTTTTAGAACAACTATAATACTAGAAGTAGTACCAGAGTTTAAGGTCTCAAGATCAAATCCAATGAAGAACAATTGATAACGAGGGGATTGTCGGCATATGTAAGAGTTAATTGCACTGGTACGAATAATTGCCATGCTTTCTTGGCGAGGGCACAGTAGAACATGGCAATGAGGGTGTTCACTTTGAATTGATCCAATAACAAGATGAAATTGTATCCAAGTTTATCATATATCATGTTGGATGTGCTATTTCAGTTAATCTAACTACTAGGTATGAGTTTATCTTGTCCCCTTCACCATTTTAGCATTAACTATCAGaaccaataaaaaaactaacaCCATCTCAGGAAGTGCTGGAATATGGAGAATTGCTGCGATAAATGAGGCTGGAGGGTGGGATGACAGAACCACAGCAGAAGACATGGATCTTGCAGTTCGCGCTGCGCTCAAGGGCTGGAAACTTGTTTACCTAGGAGACCTTGAAGTACGTCTTATCATGTAATAGCACTGCACTTAGTTTGATTATTTCTTGGGCGTTACCACTCAGTAACTTTTCATGAACTCTTCCAGTGCATGAAAATGTTGAATGAAGCTGATAATAATGTTTCCAATAGGTGAAAAGTGAACTTCCCAGTACTCTGAAAGCCTTCCGTTTGCAGCAGCACCGTTGGTCTTGTGGCCCAAACAATTTAGTCGGCAAAATCATGATGGATGTTATCAAGAGCAAGGTTTGTTTAACAATAAATCTAAATTGTTAGTGGGGATAAATTTGAGAACTTCCACAGCATTGCATTAAACAAGAGCTGAGTaaaattcttgtttatttGTACTTCTGGCAGAAAGTCTCGCTTTGGAAGAAGGTTTACATGATCTACAATTTCTTCTTTGTCCGGAAGATCGTTGGCCATACGTGTATATTCTTCTCTTACTGTTTGGTTCTACCATTGACAATTCTGATACCTGAGGTCAATGTTCCAAAAGGGGGAGCTGTTTTCATCCCTTGCATCATTGCTGCCATAAACTCGATTTTGGCGACTCCAAGgtctatttttcattattataacTACTCGCCGCTTCACTTTCTGTTgctaattgtaaattttaaactgACTAgaattcagaaaattttagGTCCCTCCATTTCGTTTTCTTTTGGATCCTTTTTGAGAGTGTCATGTCTTTGCACCTGACAAAAGCTATATTTACGGGTCTACTGGGGACAAAGAGTGCTAATGAATGGATAGTCACTGAAAAACTCGGAGATTCTACAAAGAACAAAACCAACAACGAACCGGTTGCACCAAAGGAACCAAGATCTGGGGTTCTCAGAGACAGGTATGTTCTCTTCTCCTTTCTGTTCTTTGTTGAGCAATGCTATAGTTTTGAGGTCAAAGGGAACTCTCCTGCAATTTCAGttataataaacataaattaatgcaatttgtCAGAATACTACTACCGGAGCTGGGATTTGcaatgtttcttttcttcagtGGAGGATATGGCTTCCTCTACAGAAATGACTACTATTTCGTGTACCTTTTCCTTCAAGGCATCACCTTTACGATTGTGGGATTTGGCTTGATCGGAAAATAGTCCCAAGAggtcagcagcagcagcagcagcagcagaagaagaaaaactcCTCACATAAATTCTTTGCTTCCCCACAGAAAGGATTGAAGCTATAACACAAATTGATGCTCAAACTGCTAACATAGTCCAGGTTTTCTTCAGTAACAGCAATATCCAGTTTACTAGATTGTTCTGTATTGATTTGAAACCTTCTGGAGGGATAacacaagaaaatatgatcATTAGCACTTTCTAGATCTTGTACAATAATTGTTTAGTTTTGTGACATTACCGGTAATTCAATCATTCATTGTACAAGAACGAAAATCATCTTGTTAGAAACCAGATTATTGCATTCTTTTGTAAAATGGGGTTCTTGATGATTGATGGTTGTTTTTGTTAATGGGGTCGAGAGAGACGACAGTTTTTCCTATTATTGGATGAGACACATATATTGCCATCAAACTGTTTCAAGAATCTCATAGTCATAAGAGTTCCTTTTACTGATTGTGTACCTTTCAGTGTTCAACCGAGAGTAAAACCAATTACATATCTAAGCAAGGCGACATAGAATGCCCGGAGAATTTCTAGAGTTGTTCTTGTTAAGTCTCGTAACATTCACATAtagatgatgatggtgatcaTCGCAAGTCTGAAGCCCTGATTTTGTGCAATAATTTTGGTTGTCACTCAGCATTGAAAGCAACAGGAAGTGTAGCTCAGTGGTATTGAAGGGTAAAATGATCTTCTATTACGTATTCGTATAATACATTAATGTCACACAGATGCGTGTATTGTAtgctattttcatttttaattatattttataacaaaaaaaaagcacGTGTTCATTACTTATTAGTATAGTATTAATGTGTAATATGAAAGTGTGATAAAAGATTCCACCAGTATCGAAGATTAGGGGGCTAATAATCAATTGTTCCATTTAATATTGGGAGGACAATGCTTGTTCCATTTATTGTTGTGAGTGGATACATCAATTCTGCTGCAAGATATCAACATGGACAGAGATTTGCTGAAAATGgctacttttttatttgattttcagaattttctaTATGTAGGGAGTATGGTATTCCCTTTTGCAATAGACCGCTTCCAATTTTATCGTTATGTTGCATATGACTAGACCAGTTATGTTGCTGCACATCTCATTACAATGGACAACATCTCTCTCCTCGATGacttttttatcaaattactcGAGCTcgattagaattttaatttttatcaaatgagatatattttcaaaaatcattttgtTATGCTTAATCAATTGAACTCAAAAGCTTTTCTAATGTGATATTGACAAATATTTATGGATCTAGTGGAATTTCGTACTTGTTTATAGATTTTCAATCTTAaccactaaattaaaatttcattagttaattccaaaatttctgactgatataaattaatatttttttatgcctgtcaatatgatatttttttaaaaattctttttgatATTATGATTcaacatgattaaaaatacctaaattaaaatccaaaatatcCGAGATAACGGAAACGAGACGCGAATTCAACTAAGTGGAGATTTTTCTTGCACATAAAAGCCAACAAATAAAACATGCTCCCACCATCACAAAAACTGTGCTTCTCAATTTTTGCGTAGAAAGTACACCCATTTTTATGAACATGTTTACCAGAACAAAATCATCGACAGTGCTAACATGTTTCTCTTTCTGATGATCAGAAACATGGGAAATTTCATGATGTACTTTCATTCATGATATACTTTTTCTTACATTATTACTAGTTAGACAAGTGTCAAAAAATGGTTGTAACTAGAGAAAagtttttaatcaaattaaatttgatttaatccaatcaattacataataaatatataaccattcgtcttaaattatacactaattacataataaatataataataataataatataatttattcaaatttaataagatGTGATATGATCTTAAACTATATACTAATTGGGAGAATGAAAGTATGAGCTGAGCTTCATTAGTACAAACCTTGACTTATTCATACCCAAATATTCTCCTTAAAAATGGGCCCATTAATCTATCTTTGCCGAcagtttatattattattattgttattattattattactactctgattttataataataaaaaaaggaagaaggaagAAGTTAGAGAAAGGAAATGGCCCACCTCTGACATGTGGGCTGCTCTCTGCAATTTGCTTCCATCTTCCCATGCTCtcaattattatcttttagtAACCATATAGAAAGGAAATatcaaaacaataattttgtatttccaGGGCAAACATCAGAATACATATTATTCATtctagtatttatatatatgtaggtaCCTATACAAttctgtttttatttattttatcatttctcTCATTTGCATTAATAGTAGTTGTGCATGCATTTAAAGTATTCCCCCACAACAccatacatatgtataatcATATGCAATTTGGCATGCGCAATACCACCTCACACTAATCATAGttgcaacaaaaataaataattatacttatacattcatgtataatttatttatgcaaatcatttatttatttttgcatagTTATACCGACAgccgaaaaataaaaacaatttatgtaatgttgttgatgtttttgatgatgtatgtattaattttaaaaaataagaataatttatgtaaatggTATGGAAGGAGAGGGTATAGATGTTATTAGGCTTAGAAAAGAATGTAGTCTCTCCAACTCCCAAATCATAGGTGAAGTTGTTGAGTCTTGGATTTGGTAAAACTCAccctcttctccttcctacaaatataagttttttagggtttttgtgGCCAAAACAAATCATCGATGCCATGtgaatattttctcaaaaaaattgaaagaggcCAATAACAAACAAATTCCATGATATGCCtttttcttctatatatatatatattttttttttctttattttttttggggggggagggggattaatgattattgttatttttgtcgtaaataataattacaaaaatgcaTGTGCGAGGCATATGGGAGTGGTACTCTTCTGCATatctcaacatgcatatatgctACATGTCCTCACGTGACCTAATCCCCGTATGCATCCTCTCCTCATAattcacatacatatataccttTCATCCAAATCCAAATCTATTCAactttgtgtgtgtgtgtgtctctctctctacatatatatatagatatagatgcATCCAAGATTATTATTCAtgacttaaattaaataacttgTTTATCATTGGTAgattaattgttaaatcttatatattttcttgcatttgaaataaataatgaataatatcataactcacattcttattttcttggttGAGTAGAATGATGATTTAAAAGTCATCTAAGCTTAAAACTATATCTCACTACTCGATACttgattaaattcaatttcttaaacttagcaaattatatttaaataaatttttttgtttgatgcATTCAAGTTTGTCTCGAGCCTGACTTTAATTATGCTaacaaaataaacttaaaaataacaaaatacaaGACATCGGTTCattttcaatccaaatattaaaCCTCATTTGAGCTTGATGACAACAATAATCATACCAAattcaaatgtaatttcaaattcgATATTACttggaataaatttaaacaatgaTGTGTGATTGACTCGACTCGAACTTGTGAGTTCAATCCTCCCATTTTATGAGGGTTGTGCCTGTGCTCCTGCTAccagttttctttttaataatttatcttattatatatatatatatatatgtattggtcctgctaattttaataatttttaggaCAATTGATAAATAGAGCGATCGAGTTGtccaaaataaagaataataatcaAGAAGATGTAACGACGACGTTTGTAGGTGACCAACTACGGGCGCACGATGACTCCAACGAGTTTGTAGGTCAATATCAAGTAGGCAACATTTTGCCTCATTTATCTGCTCAAACTTTCTACTTATTTTAGTTGAAGGGGGTGTTTCcggtcatttttcttttttattttttataagaataagttcaaaaaaattataagttaagtTATAGTGAAAGTTAGAGTGTTttaaaataagagtaaaaactaaaaaaaaaagatcaagtTGGGATGTTT includes the following:
- the LOC105170784 gene encoding glucomannan 4-beta-mannosyltransferase 2; translation: MSTMLLIEWLYIGGVVLYVKIFGRKPERRYKWEAVEDGSEMGSAAFPMILVQIPLCNEKEVYKLSIGAACSLSWPADRLLIQVVDGSTDILIKDMVEKECMKWANQGINIIHQIRETRGGYKAGALKEGLNYNYVKECEYVAIFDADFQPEPDFLRRALPFLIHNQDIALVQARWRFVNADECLLTRLEEMSLDYHFTAEQEVGSTVHAFFGFNGSAGIWRIAAINEAGGWDDRTTAEDMDLAVRAALKGWKLVYLGDLEVKSELPSTLKAFRLQQHRWSCGPNNLVGKIMMDVIKSKKVSLWKKVYMIYNFFFVRKIVGHTCIFFSYCLVLPLTILIPEVNVPKGGAVFIPCIIAAINSILATPRSLHFVFFWILFESVMSLHLTKAIFTGLLGTKSANEWIVTEKLGDSTKNKTNNEPVAPKEPRSGVLRDRILLPELGFAMFLFFSGGYGFLYRNDYYFVYLFLQGITFTIVGFGLIGK